The proteins below come from a single Arthrobacter sp. B1I2 genomic window:
- the tyrS gene encoding tyrosine--tRNA ligase — translation MPELNNLEPQRNDPTFPNIWQELKWRGLVHVSTDEGELEKLLANGPVTYYCGFDPTAPSLHLGNLVQLLVMRRLQLAGHKPLGLVGGSTGMIGDPRPTAERTLNTKETVAEWVGYLQAQVSRFLSFEGDNAARMVNNLDWTAPLSAIDFLREVGKHFRVGTMLRKDAVASRLNSDEGISYTEFSYQILQGMDYLQLYRDYGCVLQTGGSDQWGNLTSGTELIRKVEGKSVHALGTPLITNSDGTKFGKSEGNAIWLDAGMCSPYAFYQFWLNTADADVVDRLKVFTFLTRAEIEEIAVSVAERPFAREGQRKLAFEVTSLVHGVDATEKVIAASAALFGNGDLAALDKATLQAATSELPSTMVQVDGMGIIDLLVASGLSESKSAARRTVGEGGAYVNNEKVSDPEAVISESELLHGQYLLLRRGKKNLATVEVLVP, via the coding sequence GTGCCAGAACTGAACAACCTCGAACCGCAGCGCAACGACCCCACTTTCCCCAACATTTGGCAGGAACTGAAGTGGCGTGGGCTGGTCCATGTCTCCACCGACGAAGGAGAGCTCGAAAAGCTCCTCGCCAATGGGCCGGTCACGTACTATTGCGGGTTCGATCCCACCGCGCCGAGCCTGCACCTGGGGAACCTTGTCCAGCTCCTGGTCATGCGGCGTCTTCAGCTGGCCGGGCATAAACCGCTTGGACTGGTGGGCGGCTCCACCGGCATGATCGGCGATCCCCGCCCCACAGCGGAGCGCACCCTCAACACCAAGGAAACGGTGGCTGAATGGGTGGGCTACCTTCAGGCCCAGGTCAGCCGGTTCCTCAGCTTCGAGGGGGATAACGCCGCCAGGATGGTAAACAACCTGGACTGGACCGCACCCCTGAGTGCCATCGACTTCCTGCGTGAAGTGGGCAAGCACTTCCGCGTTGGAACGATGTTGCGCAAGGACGCCGTGGCATCCCGCCTGAACTCGGACGAAGGCATCAGCTACACCGAGTTCAGCTACCAGATCCTGCAGGGCATGGACTACCTCCAGCTCTACCGCGACTACGGCTGCGTCCTGCAGACCGGCGGCTCGGACCAGTGGGGCAACCTCACCAGCGGTACGGAACTGATCCGCAAGGTGGAGGGCAAGAGCGTCCACGCCCTGGGAACGCCGCTCATCACCAACTCTGACGGAACCAAGTTCGGCAAGAGCGAGGGCAACGCCATCTGGCTGGACGCCGGCATGTGCAGCCCGTACGCCTTCTACCAGTTCTGGCTCAACACCGCCGATGCCGACGTGGTGGACCGGCTCAAGGTGTTCACGTTCCTGACACGCGCCGAAATTGAAGAGATTGCCGTCTCTGTGGCCGAGCGTCCGTTCGCCCGCGAGGGCCAGCGGAAGCTCGCCTTTGAAGTGACTTCACTGGTGCACGGGGTTGACGCCACCGAAAAGGTGATTGCTGCTTCCGCGGCACTTTTTGGGAACGGGGACCTGGCCGCATTGGACAAGGCAACCCTGCAGGCGGCGACGTCGGAACTTCCTTCCACAATGGTGCAGGTCGATGGGATGGGGATTATCGACCTGCTGGTGGCGTCCGGTCTTTCCGAAAGCAAGTCAGCCGCCCGGCGGACAGTGGGCGAAGGCGGCGCCTACGTCAACAACGAGAAGGTGTCCGATCCCGAGGCTGTGATCTCCGAGTCCGAACTTCTGCACGGTCAGTACCTGCTCCTGCGCAGGGGCAAGAAGAACCTGGCAACTGTTGAAGTGCTGGTTCCCTAG
- a CDS encoding HelD family protein, giving the protein MLDAELAHERDYVAGLYARLEELREEKRRQLAQVRRAGAVGTMQNVSERDAFAALYEDRLAQLDAVDDRLVFGRLDLDSGEAQYIGRIGLTTEDLQRLMVDWRAPEAGHFYQATAFDRQGVRRRRHLILQGRDVKAIEDDVLDAGMLTDAESLQGEGALLAALNSKRTGRMSDIVSTIQSEQDRIIRSSISGAVVVQGGPGTGKTAVALHRAAYLLYTHRDRLKTAGVLLVGPSSSFMNYIERVLPSLGETGVVMASVGRLMPGINAVPETNADVAAIKGRLDMAAIVANAVSNRMRVPAQNRILEVDGRKLTLTPRQVRRARERARATGKPYNEARVTFVKILLRELTEQMTELVEAGNIGNNADRSYLAEDVRAARDVRIALNLCWMPMTPEKLISDLFSKPEVLEFCTPNLTPAQRALLQRPADAPWTESDVPLLDEAAELLGELDPAAGRGLAQQEHDRARDLANAKQTLVNMQVAGVDPLMSAEELAEQNREQETRQTAAERATTDRTWAFGHIVVDEAQELSPMQWRLLVRRCPLKSFTIVGDIAQTSSVAGANSWQGALAPMFGDRWQLEELTVNYRTPSQIAEAAVRMANAAGLVVSAPKAVREGRWAPIIDEVAPDGVVSRLVEVIPEELKALDGGLLAVIADGDLLPEATSALRAAYGRRIGTGAGSYEQDIVVISPREAKGLEFDGVVVLEPSVMLNHEHGKVGDLYVAMTRATQRLRLIAAQPVPAGIAG; this is encoded by the coding sequence ATGCTCGACGCCGAATTGGCCCACGAACGGGACTATGTAGCCGGCCTGTATGCCCGGCTGGAGGAGCTCCGGGAGGAAAAGCGCCGCCAGCTGGCGCAGGTCCGTCGTGCCGGAGCTGTGGGCACCATGCAGAACGTTTCGGAACGTGATGCGTTCGCCGCACTGTATGAGGACCGCCTGGCGCAGCTGGATGCGGTGGATGACCGGCTGGTCTTTGGCCGCCTGGACCTGGATTCCGGGGAAGCGCAATACATTGGCCGCATCGGCCTCACCACCGAGGACCTGCAGCGGTTGATGGTGGACTGGCGCGCCCCCGAGGCCGGCCACTTCTACCAGGCCACCGCCTTTGACCGGCAGGGCGTACGGCGCCGCAGGCACCTGATCCTGCAGGGCCGCGACGTCAAAGCCATCGAGGATGACGTTCTGGACGCCGGCATGCTCACGGACGCAGAATCGCTCCAGGGCGAAGGGGCCCTGCTTGCTGCCCTGAACTCCAAGCGAACCGGCCGCATGTCGGACATCGTCAGCACCATCCAGTCGGAGCAGGACCGCATCATCCGGTCCTCAATCTCCGGCGCCGTGGTAGTCCAGGGCGGCCCGGGCACGGGCAAGACCGCCGTGGCCCTGCACCGGGCCGCCTACCTGCTCTACACGCACCGCGACCGGCTCAAGACCGCCGGTGTGCTGCTGGTGGGACCGTCGTCGTCGTTCATGAACTACATCGAGCGGGTGCTGCCCTCGCTCGGCGAGACCGGCGTCGTCATGGCCAGCGTTGGCCGCCTGATGCCCGGCATCAACGCCGTCCCCGAAACCAATGCGGACGTGGCCGCCATCAAGGGGCGCCTGGACATGGCTGCCATTGTGGCCAACGCCGTGTCCAACCGCATGCGCGTCCCCGCACAGAACCGGATCCTTGAGGTGGACGGCCGCAAACTTACCCTGACACCGCGTCAGGTCCGGCGTGCCCGGGAACGTGCCCGTGCCACCGGAAAGCCGTACAACGAGGCACGCGTGACGTTCGTGAAGATCTTGCTGCGCGAGCTGACCGAACAAATGACCGAACTCGTTGAGGCCGGCAACATCGGAAACAACGCGGACCGCTCGTACCTGGCCGAGGACGTCCGGGCGGCCCGCGACGTGCGGATCGCGCTCAACCTGTGCTGGATGCCCATGACGCCGGAGAAACTGATCTCCGATCTGTTCAGCAAGCCGGAGGTGCTGGAATTCTGCACCCCCAACCTGACGCCGGCCCAACGGGCGCTGCTGCAGCGTCCCGCCGATGCCCCGTGGACCGAATCCGACGTACCGCTGCTGGACGAGGCCGCCGAACTGCTCGGTGAGCTGGATCCGGCGGCCGGGCGCGGGCTGGCGCAGCAGGAGCATGACCGTGCCCGCGACCTCGCCAACGCCAAGCAGACCCTCGTCAATATGCAGGTTGCCGGTGTGGACCCGTTGATGTCGGCGGAGGAACTCGCCGAGCAGAACCGGGAACAGGAAACCCGGCAGACGGCTGCCGAACGCGCAACGACCGACCGCACCTGGGCCTTCGGGCACATCGTGGTGGACGAAGCGCAGGAACTCTCACCCATGCAATGGCGGTTGCTGGTCCGGCGCTGCCCGCTGAAGTCCTTCACCATTGTGGGCGACATCGCGCAGACCAGTTCCGTGGCAGGTGCCAACTCCTGGCAAGGGGCGCTGGCCCCGATGTTCGGTGACCGCTGGCAGCTGGAGGAGCTGACCGTCAACTACCGCACGCCGTCGCAGATCGCCGAAGCCGCTGTCAGGATGGCCAACGCCGCCGGCCTTGTGGTTTCCGCGCCCAAGGCCGTGCGCGAAGGGCGCTGGGCGCCCATCATCGACGAAGTGGCGCCAGACGGGGTGGTCAGCCGGCTTGTCGAGGTCATCCCAGAGGAACTTAAGGCGCTCGACGGCGGCCTGCTCGCCGTGATTGCCGACGGTGACCTCCTGCCCGAGGCCACGTCCGCCCTGCGTGCCGCGTACGGGCGCCGGATCGGAACGGGTGCCGGCAGCTACGAACAGGACATCGTGGTGATCAGCCCGCGCGAGGCAAAGGGCCTGGAATTCGACGGCGTCGTGGTCCTGGAACCGTCCGTCATGCTCAACCACGAGCACGGCAAGGTGGGGGACCTGTACGTGGCCATGACCCGCGCCACGCAGCGGCTGCGGCTGATTGCGGCGCAACCCGTGCCGGCCGGCATTGCCGGCTGA
- a CDS encoding DNA-3-methyladenine glycosylase, whose amino-acid sequence MNESTSGAGQLRSFLSGDARELAPQLLGAVLTHESRDGSVSIRLTEVEAYLGPEDSLHPDPGSHTYRGPTPRNAPMFGPAGHLYVYFTYGMHHCTNIVCGPAGTASALLLRAGEIVDGLELAQRRRPTSKTPADLASGPARLAKALGLTTADSGRDALAPPFGLELPSGSSGPVSSGPRVGVAGAGGLEEYAWRFWLTGDPTVSRYKAAKPRIRKQPAGAPPAARFHKR is encoded by the coding sequence ATGAACGAAAGCACTTCGGGCGCCGGGCAGCTTCGGAGTTTCCTGTCCGGGGATGCCCGCGAGCTCGCACCGCAACTGCTGGGCGCCGTGCTGACCCATGAGTCCCGCGACGGGAGCGTGTCCATCCGGCTCACCGAGGTGGAGGCCTACCTTGGGCCGGAGGATTCACTTCATCCGGACCCCGGCTCGCATACCTACCGCGGCCCGACGCCACGCAACGCACCGATGTTCGGGCCCGCCGGGCACCTCTATGTCTACTTCACCTACGGCATGCATCACTGCACCAACATCGTCTGCGGTCCGGCGGGCACCGCGTCCGCCCTGCTGCTCCGGGCCGGGGAGATCGTGGACGGGCTTGAGCTGGCACAGCGGCGCCGTCCCACGTCGAAAACTCCCGCCGATCTGGCCAGCGGCCCGGCCCGCCTCGCCAAAGCACTGGGATTGACGACGGCGGACAGCGGCCGGGATGCACTGGCTCCGCCTTTCGGGCTGGAGCTTCCCTCCGGCAGCAGCGGCCCGGTCAGTTCCGGTCCGCGGGTGGGCGTGGCCGGCGCCGGGGGCTTGGAGGAATACGCCTGGCGGTTCTGGCTCACCGGCGACCCCACAGTCTCCAGGTACAAGGCCGCGAAGCCCCGGATCCGGAAGCAGCCTGCAGGTGCGCCGCCGGCTGCAAGGTTTCACAAGCGTTAA
- a CDS encoding AlkA N-terminal domain-containing protein, producing the protein MDFWQRYRAIDTRDPRFDGQFYTAVRSTGIYCRPSCPARTPKASNVTFYETSAAAHEAGYRACKRCLPEAVPGTPAWNMRQDVAGRAMRLINDGVINRDGVAGLASRLGYSPRQLNRILGQELGAGPLSLARAARAQTARTLLVSTSMKLADIAFAAGFSSVRQFNETIAEVFDMTPTALRRTVRHPAPGGGTTALTLGLPYRPPFDPGIFSFLAVRAIPGIEEGTPTSYARTLRLPHGDARFRVEYDDGARERQLTLTVGAVDLRDLPALLSRVRRLFDLDADPESIDGALAADPRLAASVANTPGMRLPGALDPQELLVRAMVGQQITVAAARTALTQLSTAGSPSSTSGGGLDRLFPTPTEIAAAAHLLRGPKRRIGSLLHAASAMAGGELDFGYGDDLAGLRAKLLPLPGVGPWTVGYVAMRVLGAPDVFLANDAAVRNGIRALDNGDNALSPDFRETSPWRSYATMHLWRAAARPALTPTVPAKGMP; encoded by the coding sequence ATGGACTTCTGGCAGCGCTACCGGGCAATCGATACCCGTGATCCCCGGTTCGACGGCCAGTTCTACACCGCGGTCCGCAGCACCGGGATCTACTGCCGCCCCTCCTGCCCCGCCCGGACTCCCAAGGCATCGAACGTGACGTTTTACGAGACCTCCGCCGCAGCACATGAGGCCGGCTACCGCGCCTGCAAACGCTGCCTGCCGGAGGCGGTGCCGGGCACCCCGGCCTGGAACATGCGCCAGGACGTGGCGGGCCGAGCGATGCGGCTGATCAACGACGGCGTGATTAACCGCGACGGGGTGGCAGGCCTTGCCTCGCGCCTGGGCTATTCGCCGCGCCAGCTCAACCGGATCCTGGGCCAGGAGCTTGGCGCCGGTCCCCTGTCGCTGGCCCGCGCCGCAAGGGCCCAGACCGCACGCACCCTGCTGGTGTCCACCTCCATGAAGCTGGCCGACATCGCCTTCGCCGCCGGCTTCAGCAGCGTCCGGCAGTTCAACGAAACCATCGCGGAGGTGTTCGACATGACGCCCACTGCGCTTCGCAGGACGGTCCGGCACCCGGCACCGGGCGGCGGCACCACGGCCCTGACGCTGGGCCTGCCCTACCGCCCGCCGTTCGATCCGGGCATCTTCTCCTTCCTGGCGGTCCGCGCCATCCCCGGGATCGAGGAGGGCACGCCCACTTCCTACGCCCGGACGCTGCGTCTCCCCCACGGCGACGCGCGGTTCCGGGTGGAGTACGACGACGGCGCGCGGGAACGGCAGCTCACGCTCACCGTGGGTGCGGTGGACCTTCGCGACCTTCCGGCGCTGCTCAGCCGCGTGCGGCGGCTGTTCGACCTGGACGCGGACCCGGAGTCAATTGACGGCGCCCTCGCCGCCGACCCCCGGCTTGCTGCCTCCGTTGCCAACACTCCCGGGATGCGCCTGCCGGGGGCGCTGGACCCGCAGGAACTGCTGGTCCGGGCCATGGTTGGCCAGCAGATCACGGTGGCGGCAGCCCGCACCGCACTGACCCAGTTGTCCACGGCCGGCAGTCCCAGCAGTACATCCGGCGGGGGCCTGGACAGGTTGTTCCCCACCCCCACGGAAATCGCGGCGGCCGCACATCTGCTGCGCGGCCCCAAAAGGAGGATCGGGTCGCTCCTCCATGCAGCCTCAGCCATGGCCGGCGGGGAACTGGACTTCGGTTATGGCGACGACCTGGCCGGCCTGCGCGCGAAACTGCTGCCCTTGCCGGGAGTGGGACCGTGGACCGTGGGGTACGTGGCCATGCGGGTCCTGGGCGCCCCGGACGTCTTCCTTGCGAACGACGCCGCCGTGCGGAACGGCATCCGCGCACTTGATAATGGGGATAACGCCCTTAGTCCTGACTTCCGGGAGACCAGTCCGTGGCGCTCCTACGCCACCATGCACCTGTGGCGCGCCGCGGCCCGGCCCGCACTGACACCAACCGTTCCCGCGAAAGGGATGCCATGA
- a CDS encoding methylated-DNA--[protein]-cysteine S-methyltransferase — MKAQLLQLSTPDGPFTVLARDGVVLASGWTAGLPELAGQVHPALRPDAVEEVTNLGGISSAVEAFYSGDLGPAMAVPVRQQSGPFRAHAWDVLRQVKPGAPVTYSEYAALAGNPRAVRAAASACAFNAAALFVPCHRVIRTDGSLGGFRWGLRIKESLLAREAA, encoded by the coding sequence ATGAAAGCGCAGCTGCTGCAACTGTCCACCCCGGACGGACCGTTCACGGTCCTAGCCCGGGACGGCGTGGTCCTTGCCTCGGGCTGGACGGCCGGCCTTCCGGAACTGGCCGGACAGGTCCATCCGGCGCTGCGCCCTGACGCCGTGGAAGAGGTGACAAACCTTGGCGGCATCTCGTCCGCCGTCGAAGCCTTCTACAGCGGCGACCTCGGCCCGGCCATGGCAGTCCCGGTCCGCCAGCAGTCCGGCCCGTTCCGTGCCCACGCCTGGGATGTACTGCGCCAGGTCAAACCGGGCGCACCGGTCACCTACAGCGAGTACGCGGCGCTCGCCGGCAACCCGCGCGCAGTCCGGGCGGCGGCAAGCGCCTGCGCCTTCAATGCGGCAGCCCTGTTCGTTCCCTGCCACCGCGTGATCCGCACCGACGGCTCGCTGGGCGGCTTCCGCTGGGGCCTGCGCATCAAGGAGAGCCTGCTGGCCCGCGAGGCCGCCTGA
- a CDS encoding maleylpyruvate isomerase family mycothiol-dependent enzyme, translating into MTSPSPAVLLAELHKAGAALTAGLDRIPAGGETAPSTLPGWSRGHLLAHLAGICDALARQVEYGRRGEKVELYDGGVDGRNRAIDLAAGHSLERHREDVDAALRRALAAFDALGGDEWQTPIAFRDGVIFDAGLALWRELVIHTSDLDTGTGPETWNRDFCSHLFDFLAARIPAGTRLVLQPVALPPLALGAGGSTVVVSGMVTDIAAWLAGRKPSLDSLRATAAGDSTDLPGLLPWPSAMPEPKS; encoded by the coding sequence ATGACCTCTCCTTCTCCTGCCGTGCTCCTGGCTGAACTGCACAAGGCCGGCGCCGCGCTGACTGCCGGGCTGGACCGCATCCCCGCCGGCGGCGAAACCGCTCCGTCCACCCTTCCCGGCTGGAGCCGCGGCCACCTCCTGGCCCATCTCGCCGGGATCTGCGATGCCCTGGCCCGGCAAGTGGAATACGGCCGACGCGGCGAAAAGGTGGAGCTTTACGACGGCGGCGTGGACGGCCGAAACCGCGCCATCGATCTCGCCGCCGGGCACAGCCTTGAGCGGCACCGGGAGGACGTCGATGCTGCGCTGCGCCGGGCGCTGGCTGCGTTTGATGCGCTGGGCGGGGACGAGTGGCAGACCCCCATCGCGTTCCGCGACGGGGTCATCTTCGATGCCGGGCTGGCGCTCTGGCGGGAGCTCGTCATTCACACCTCGGACCTGGATACCGGGACGGGACCCGAGACCTGGAACAGGGACTTCTGCTCCCACCTCTTCGACTTCCTGGCCGCCCGCATCCCGGCCGGAACCCGGCTTGTCCTGCAGCCGGTGGCACTTCCGCCGCTGGCCCTCGGTGCCGGCGGCAGCACCGTCGTCGTCAGCGGCATGGTCACGGACATCGCCGCGTGGCTCGCGGGGCGTAAGCCATCGCTGGACAGCCTGCGGGCCACCGCCGCCGGGGACAGTACCGACCTTCCCGGCCTGCTGCCCTGGCCTTCGGCGATGCCGGAACCCAAGAGTTGA
- a CDS encoding pyridoxine/pyridoxamine 5'-phosphate oxidase, producing the protein MSETFRKFLRTLPDFPSDLPGFDPDNAPQEPALLFKQWLDEALDAGQQQPHAFSLATVGAGSGGAPQPSSRMLILKNIDDDGWHFATSRTSRKGRELAAEPRAAMNFYWAGLGRQVRVVGTVTELSAEASAVDWHERPRADGSDNPHWQLYALQPAEIEFWQAGNDGNHVRHRVGPDGTPLA; encoded by the coding sequence ATGAGCGAAACCTTCCGCAAGTTCCTTCGCACCCTGCCCGACTTCCCCTCCGACCTGCCCGGTTTCGACCCGGACAACGCCCCGCAGGAACCGGCACTGCTGTTTAAGCAGTGGCTGGACGAGGCGCTGGACGCAGGGCAGCAGCAGCCGCACGCGTTCAGCCTGGCCACAGTAGGTGCCGGGTCCGGGGGCGCGCCGCAGCCGTCCTCGCGGATGCTGATCCTGAAGAACATTGACGACGACGGCTGGCACTTCGCCACGTCGCGCACCTCCCGCAAGGGCCGCGAACTGGCGGCCGAGCCGCGTGCCGCCATGAACTTCTACTGGGCTGGCCTGGGCCGCCAGGTCCGGGTGGTTGGCACCGTGACTGAGCTCTCCGCCGAGGCCTCCGCCGTCGACTGGCACGAGCGGCCCCGGGCCGACGGCAGCGACAACCCGCACTGGCAGCTTTACGCTCTTCAGCCCGCCGAGATCGAGTTCTGGCAGGCCGGCAACGACGGCAACCACGTCCGCCACCGTGTCGGGCCGGACGGAACTCCGCTGGCTTGA
- the argH gene encoding argininosuccinate lyase, producing MGEQNSKQGPRAQGSPSERSEVGVRSGTNTGTLWGGRFAGGPADALAALSKSTHFDWRLARYDIAGSKAHARVLHKAGLLDDAELEGMLAALTQLDEDVASGAYLPAESDEDVHGSLERGLIERAGTQLGGKLRAGRSRNDQVATLGRMFLRDHAKIIARGVLATVDALVEQAKAHHGVAMPGRTHLQHAQPVLLSHHLLAHAWALLRDVQRLQDWDKRAGVSPYGSGALAGSSLGLDPEAVAADLGFYSAVHNSIDGTASRDVFAEFAWVCSMIGVDLSRISEEVIFWATKEFSFVKLHDSYSTGSSIMPQKKNPDVAELARGKAGRLIGNLTGLLATLKGLPLAYNRDLQEDKEPVFDAADTLELLLPAVSGMIATLTFNTERMESLAPQGFALATDIAEWLVRQGVPFREAHELSGAAVKQAESRGVELWDLTDEEYAAISEHLTPEVRTVLSTEGSLNSRNSQGGTAPAAVERQLAALEAELSGVREYAG from the coding sequence GTGGGTGAGCAGAATTCCAAACAGGGCCCACGAGCGCAGGGGTCCCCATCCGAGCGCAGCGAGGTTGGGGTGCGCTCGGGGACTAACACGGGCACGCTGTGGGGCGGCCGGTTCGCCGGCGGTCCCGCCGACGCCCTCGCGGCGCTCAGCAAGTCCACGCACTTCGACTGGCGGCTGGCACGTTACGACATCGCCGGCTCAAAGGCGCACGCCCGCGTGCTGCACAAGGCGGGTTTACTCGATGACGCCGAGCTGGAAGGCATGCTTGCTGCCCTGACGCAGCTTGATGAGGACGTGGCTTCCGGCGCCTACCTGCCCGCAGAGTCCGACGAGGACGTGCATGGTTCGCTGGAGCGGGGCCTGATTGAGCGGGCCGGAACCCAGCTGGGCGGCAAGCTCCGCGCGGGCCGGTCCCGCAATGACCAGGTGGCCACGCTGGGCCGGATGTTCCTGCGCGACCACGCAAAGATCATCGCGCGCGGCGTCCTTGCCACGGTGGATGCCCTGGTGGAGCAGGCCAAGGCGCACCACGGTGTGGCCATGCCGGGGCGGACGCACCTGCAGCACGCCCAGCCGGTCCTGCTAAGCCACCACCTGCTGGCCCATGCCTGGGCCCTGCTGCGTGACGTGCAGCGGCTCCAGGACTGGGACAAGCGCGCCGGCGTCTCGCCCTATGGCTCCGGCGCGCTGGCCGGGTCCTCGCTGGGACTGGACCCTGAGGCTGTGGCAGCGGACCTCGGCTTCTACTCCGCCGTGCACAACTCGATCGACGGCACCGCGTCCCGCGATGTCTTCGCCGAATTCGCCTGGGTCTGCTCCATGATCGGCGTGGACCTGTCCCGCATCTCCGAGGAAGTCATCTTCTGGGCCACCAAGGAGTTCTCCTTCGTCAAGCTGCATGATTCGTACTCCACGGGGTCCTCGATCATGCCGCAGAAGAAGAACCCGGACGTGGCGGAGCTGGCCCGCGGCAAGGCAGGGCGCCTGATCGGCAACCTCACCGGGTTGCTGGCCACGCTCAAGGGCCTGCCGCTGGCGTACAACCGCGACCTGCAGGAGGACAAGGAGCCGGTGTTCGACGCCGCGGACACCCTGGAGCTGCTGCTTCCGGCCGTCTCCGGCATGATCGCCACCCTGACGTTCAACACCGAGCGGATGGAGTCCCTGGCCCCGCAGGGTTTCGCGCTTGCCACGGACATTGCCGAATGGCTGGTCCGCCAGGGCGTCCCGTTCCGCGAGGCGCACGAACTCTCCGGAGCGGCGGTCAAGCAGGCCGAGTCGCGCGGCGTGGAGCTATGGGACCTCACGGACGAAGAATACGCGGCCATCTCGGAGCACCTGACTCCCGAGGTCCGCACCGTTCTCTCCACCGAGGGCTCCCTCAACAGCCGCAACTCCCAGGGCGGAACGGCACCGGCCGCCGTCGAACGCCAGCTTGCCGCGCTGGAAGCCGAGCTCTCCGGCGTCCGGGAGTACGCAGGGTAG
- a CDS encoding argininosuccinate synthase: MTERIVLAYSGGLDTSVAIGWIGEATGAEVIAVAVDVGQGGESLETIRQRALGCGAVEAYVADASDEFANEYCMPTLKANGLYQGHYPLVSAISRPVIVKHLVKAAREFGATTVAHGCTGKGNDQVRFEVGIQTLGPDLKCIAPVRDLALTRDKAIAFAEEKGLPIETTKKNPYSIDQNVWGRAVETGYLEDIWNGPTKDIYDYTATPEFPPAPDEVIISFEAGIPVAIDGVKVTPLQAIKELNRRAGAQGVGRIDVVEDRLVGIKSREIYEAPGAMALITAHKHLEDITVEREQARFKATVGQRWSELVYDGQWFSPLKRSLEAFIEDTQKYVSGDIRMTLHGGQAVVNGRRSDTSLYDFNLATYDTGDTFDQSQAKGFIELWGMSAKVASGRDIRVAGK; this comes from the coding sequence GTGACTGAACGCATTGTGCTGGCCTACTCCGGCGGCCTGGACACCTCCGTCGCCATCGGCTGGATCGGTGAAGCCACCGGTGCCGAGGTCATCGCCGTGGCGGTGGACGTCGGACAGGGCGGGGAGTCCCTCGAGACCATCCGCCAGCGCGCCCTGGGCTGCGGCGCCGTTGAGGCTTATGTAGCCGACGCCTCGGACGAGTTCGCCAACGAGTACTGCATGCCCACCCTGAAGGCCAACGGCCTCTACCAGGGCCACTACCCGCTGGTGTCCGCCATCTCCCGTCCCGTCATCGTCAAGCACCTGGTCAAGGCCGCCCGCGAATTCGGCGCCACCACCGTTGCGCACGGCTGCACCGGCAAGGGCAACGACCAGGTCCGCTTCGAGGTCGGCATCCAGACCCTCGGCCCGGACCTGAAGTGCATCGCACCGGTCCGCGACCTCGCCCTGACCCGCGACAAGGCCATCGCCTTCGCCGAGGAAAAGGGCCTGCCCATCGAGACCACCAAGAAGAACCCGTACTCCATCGACCAGAACGTTTGGGGCCGCGCCGTGGAAACCGGCTACCTCGAGGACATCTGGAACGGCCCCACCAAGGACATCTACGACTACACCGCCACCCCGGAGTTCCCGCCGGCACCGGATGAGGTCATCATCTCCTTCGAAGCCGGCATTCCGGTAGCGATCGACGGCGTCAAGGTCACCCCGTTGCAGGCCATCAAGGAACTCAACCGCCGCGCCGGCGCCCAGGGCGTGGGCCGCATTGACGTCGTCGAGGACCGCCTGGTGGGCATCAAATCCCGCGAAATCTACGAAGCCCCGGGTGCCATGGCGCTCATCACCGCCCACAAGCACCTCGAGGACATCACCGTTGAGCGCGAGCAGGCCCGCTTCAAGGCCACCGTTGGCCAGCGCTGGTCCGAGCTGGTCTACGACGGCCAGTGGTTCTCTCCGCTCAAGCGTTCCCTGGAAGCGTTCATCGAAGACACCCAGAAGTACGTCTCCGGCGACATCCGCATGACCCTGCACGGCGGCCAGGCCGTCGTCAACGGCCGCCGCTCCGACACCTCGCTCTACGACTTCAACCTCGCCACCTACGACACCGGCGACACCTTCGACCAGTCCCAGGCCAAGGGCTTCATCGAGCTGTGGGGCATGTCCGCCAAGGTTGCCTCCGGCCGCGACATCCGGGTTGCGGGAAAGTAG
- a CDS encoding arginine repressor — protein MSAQPSTPGTSPATKTARQARITAILTGQSVRSQAELAALLADDGVQVTQATLSRDLVELGAVRVRGKEGVLVYAVPGEGGERAAKSGVTQEILDARLARLCSELLVTAEASANIAVLRTPPGAANFLALAIDHSVMPSILGTIAGDDTVLLVSRDPLGGPDLAARFLQMAEEAGQ, from the coding sequence GTGTCCGCCCAGCCGTCCACCCCGGGCACCAGCCCGGCCACCAAGACCGCCCGGCAGGCGCGCATCACGGCAATCCTTACCGGGCAGTCCGTGCGTTCCCAGGCTGAGCTGGCGGCGCTGCTGGCGGACGACGGCGTACAGGTCACCCAGGCCACGCTGTCCCGCGACCTCGTGGAACTGGGCGCCGTCCGCGTCCGCGGCAAGGAAGGCGTCCTGGTCTACGCAGTCCCCGGCGAAGGCGGTGAACGGGCCGCGAAGAGCGGTGTGACGCAGGAGATCCTCGACGCGCGGCTGGCCCGGCTGTGCAGCGAACTGCTGGTCACCGCCGAAGCCTCCGCCAACATCGCCGTCCTGCGCACTCCGCCCGGCGCGGCGAACTTTTTGGCCCTGGCCATCGACCACTCGGTGATGCCGTCCATCCTGGGCACCATCGCCGGCGACGACACCGTCCTGCTGGTCTCCCGCGACCCGCTGGGCGGCCCGGACCTCGCAGCCCGCTTCCTGCAAATGGCCGAGGAAGCCGGGCAATAA